The following are encoded in a window of Perca flavescens isolate YP-PL-M2 chromosome 24, PFLA_1.0, whole genome shotgun sequence genomic DNA:
- the cenpl gene encoding centromere protein L isoform X2, with amino-acid sequence MEQHHNSVTRTPLNSVVVQRRSRSKSYRLSYRSCLGAASRLGLTPALTARRLNTSRRAPKPHNITKVDAAQLTLLVKTEWQLSYVTPLYQFRHNQLKSYSRQLSAFIAAEKQQGIAVEVEGPQKAFRVSFSLVQGLTESDDDAETVLVQIYSKPVFARQDEPQKPVWSGWLTCINGNPEYLGSLPKDFICLPLFGSSGAEGLTTLVKSWFQQSFDCCFGPLEISHTSLQWLMALWTNCHNEYSIQHLKMIWTLPAVPPLQVTYTVNSEDAWELWGSVRKGKGGGGEEAEEESSIDIEEVRRFMQGLQSHFYRHFRLDLSAGSLNQVSTALGSAKYSGRIKISNSRYMITTLTLLTECALLKMPI; translated from the exons ATGGAGCAACATCATAACAG TGTGACCAGGACTCCCCTCAACAGTGTTGTAGTTCAGAGGAGGAGCAGAAGTAAGAGCTACAGGCTGTCGTACCGCAGCTGCTTAGGTGCGGCTTCACGTCTCGGCTTAACTCCAGCCTTGACAGCACGGAGGCTCAACACAAGCAGAAGGGCTCCAAAGCCACACAATATCACT AAGGTGGATGCGGCGCAGCTGACCTTACTAGTGAAAACGGAGTGGCAGCTGTCGTACGTTACTCCTCTCTATCAGTTCAGGCACAACCAGCTGAAAAGCTACTCCAGGCAGCTCTCAGCATTTATTGCTGCAGAGAAGCAGCAAGGTATAGCAGTGGAGGTGGAGGGACCACAGAAAGCCTTCAGAGTCTCTTTCTCTTTGGTGCAGGGGTTGACTGAGTCGGATGACGATGCCGAGACTGTCCTCGTACAG ATCTACTCGAAGCCAGTGTTTGCCAGGCAGGACGAGCCACAGAAGCCAGTATGGAGCGGCTGGCTGACCTGCATCAACGGCAACCCTGAATACCTGGGCTCACTTCCAAAGGACTTCATCTGTCTGCCGCTCTTCGGCAGCAGCGGGGCCGAGGGTCTCACTACTTTGGTCAAATCCTGGTTCCAGCAGTCCTTTGACTGCTGCTTTGGCCCTCTGGAAATCAGCCACACTAGCCTACAATGGCTGATGGCATTATGGACTAACTGCCACAATGAGTACAGCATTCAGCACCTCAAAATGATTTGGACCCTTCCAGCTGTGCCGCCGCTGCAGGTCACCTACACGGTTAACTCAGAAGATGCCTGGGAGCTGTGGGGCAGTGTGCGGAAAGGgaaagggggaggaggggaggaggcggaggaggagagTAGTATCGACATTGAGGAGGTGAGACGGTTCATGCAGGGGCTGCAGAGCCACTTCTACAGACACTTCAGGTTGGATCTGTCAGCGGGAAGCCTCAACCAGGTCTCCACAGCCCTGGGCTCAGCAAAGTACAGCGGCAGGATCAAG ATCTCCAACAGCAGATACATGATCACCACCCTGACTCTACTGACGGAGTGTGCCCTCCTCAAAATGCCCATCTGA
- the cenpl gene encoding centromere protein L isoform X1, with product MEQHHNSVTRTPLNSVVVQRRSRSKSYRLSYRSCLGAASRLGLTPALTARRLNTSRRAPKPHNITEKVDAAQLTLLVKTEWQLSYVTPLYQFRHNQLKSYSRQLSAFIAAEKQQGIAVEVEGPQKAFRVSFSLVQGLTESDDDAETVLVQIYSKPVFARQDEPQKPVWSGWLTCINGNPEYLGSLPKDFICLPLFGSSGAEGLTTLVKSWFQQSFDCCFGPLEISHTSLQWLMALWTNCHNEYSIQHLKMIWTLPAVPPLQVTYTVNSEDAWELWGSVRKGKGGGGEEAEEESSIDIEEVRRFMQGLQSHFYRHFRLDLSAGSLNQVSTALGSAKYSGRIKISNSRYMITTLTLLTECALLKMPI from the exons ATGGAGCAACATCATAACAG TGTGACCAGGACTCCCCTCAACAGTGTTGTAGTTCAGAGGAGGAGCAGAAGTAAGAGCTACAGGCTGTCGTACCGCAGCTGCTTAGGTGCGGCTTCACGTCTCGGCTTAACTCCAGCCTTGACAGCACGGAGGCTCAACACAAGCAGAAGGGCTCCAAAGCCACACAATATCACT GAGAAGGTGGATGCGGCGCAGCTGACCTTACTAGTGAAAACGGAGTGGCAGCTGTCGTACGTTACTCCTCTCTATCAGTTCAGGCACAACCAGCTGAAAAGCTACTCCAGGCAGCTCTCAGCATTTATTGCTGCAGAGAAGCAGCAAGGTATAGCAGTGGAGGTGGAGGGACCACAGAAAGCCTTCAGAGTCTCTTTCTCTTTGGTGCAGGGGTTGACTGAGTCGGATGACGATGCCGAGACTGTCCTCGTACAG ATCTACTCGAAGCCAGTGTTTGCCAGGCAGGACGAGCCACAGAAGCCAGTATGGAGCGGCTGGCTGACCTGCATCAACGGCAACCCTGAATACCTGGGCTCACTTCCAAAGGACTTCATCTGTCTGCCGCTCTTCGGCAGCAGCGGGGCCGAGGGTCTCACTACTTTGGTCAAATCCTGGTTCCAGCAGTCCTTTGACTGCTGCTTTGGCCCTCTGGAAATCAGCCACACTAGCCTACAATGGCTGATGGCATTATGGACTAACTGCCACAATGAGTACAGCATTCAGCACCTCAAAATGATTTGGACCCTTCCAGCTGTGCCGCCGCTGCAGGTCACCTACACGGTTAACTCAGAAGATGCCTGGGAGCTGTGGGGCAGTGTGCGGAAAGGgaaagggggaggaggggaggaggcggaggaggagagTAGTATCGACATTGAGGAGGTGAGACGGTTCATGCAGGGGCTGCAGAGCCACTTCTACAGACACTTCAGGTTGGATCTGTCAGCGGGAAGCCTCAACCAGGTCTCCACAGCCCTGGGCTCAGCAAAGTACAGCGGCAGGATCAAG ATCTCCAACAGCAGATACATGATCACCACCCTGACTCTACTGACGGAGTGTGCCCTCCTCAAAATGCCCATCTGA
- the LOC114551162 gene encoding FUN14 domain-containing protein 1 isoform X3 has protein sequence MATVDHREGQDDPESEEEVYEVVDLTEYARRHQWWSRVFGSNSGPIAEKYSVATQIAMGGVTGWCAGYLFQRVGKIAATAVGGGFLLLQIANHSGYVQVDWKKVEKDVNKAKKHLKKKANKAAPEINTFIEEVKATDFIKRNIVLSSGFVGGFFLGLAS, from the exons ATGGCGACGGTGGATCATAGAGAAG GTCAGGACGACCCAGAGAGTGAAGAGGAGGTTTATGAGGTTGTGGACCTGACAGAATATGCCCGGAGGCACCAGTGGTGGAGTAGGGTGTTTGGGAGCAACTCCGGCCCGATTGCAGAGAAGTATTCTGTGGCCACCCAGATCGCGATGGGAGGGGTGACTGGATG GTGTGCTGGTTACCTCTTCCAGCGGGTTGGGAAGATAGCTGCTACTGCTGTTGGAGGAGGGTTTCTTCTTTTACAG atTGCCAATCATAGTGGCTACGTGCAGGTGGATTGGAAGAAGGTGGAGAAGGATGTGAACAAAGCAAAGAAGCACCTGaagaagaaagcaaacaaagcagcccctgaaataaacacattcatTGAGGAGGTAAAG GCCACAGACTTTATAAAAAGGAACATCGTCTTGTCCAGCGGGTTCGTCGGTGGCTTCTTTCTGGGTTTGGCCTCCTAA
- the LOC114551162 gene encoding FUN14 domain-containing protein 1 isoform X4, translating into MATVDHREGQDDPESEEEVYEVVDLTEYARRHQWWSRVFGSNSGPIAEKYSVATQIAMGGVTGWCAGYLFQRVGKIAATAVGGGFLLLQIANHSGYVQVDWKKVEKDVNKAKKHLKKKANKAAPEINTFIEEATDFIKRNIVLSSGFVGGFFLGLAS; encoded by the exons ATGGCGACGGTGGATCATAGAGAAG GTCAGGACGACCCAGAGAGTGAAGAGGAGGTTTATGAGGTTGTGGACCTGACAGAATATGCCCGGAGGCACCAGTGGTGGAGTAGGGTGTTTGGGAGCAACTCCGGCCCGATTGCAGAGAAGTATTCTGTGGCCACCCAGATCGCGATGGGAGGGGTGACTGGATG GTGTGCTGGTTACCTCTTCCAGCGGGTTGGGAAGATAGCTGCTACTGCTGTTGGAGGAGGGTTTCTTCTTTTACAG atTGCCAATCATAGTGGCTACGTGCAGGTGGATTGGAAGAAGGTGGAGAAGGATGTGAACAAAGCAAAGAAGCACCTGaagaagaaagcaaacaaagcagcccctgaaataaacacattcatTGAGGAG GCCACAGACTTTATAAAAAGGAACATCGTCTTGTCCAGCGGGTTCGTCGGTGGCTTCTTTCTGGGTTTGGCCTCCTAA
- the LOC114551162 gene encoding FUN14 domain-containing protein 1 isoform X2, which produces MKCSSMFGMETRGQDDPESEEEVYEVVDLTEYARRHQWWSRVFGSNSGPIAEKYSVATQIAMGGVTGWCAGYLFQRVGKIAATAVGGGFLLLQIANHSGYVQVDWKKVEKDVNKAKKHLKKKANKAAPEINTFIEEATDFIKRNIVLSSGFVGGFFLGLAS; this is translated from the exons ATGAAGTGCTCATCAATGTTTGGAATGGAAACAAGAG GTCAGGACGACCCAGAGAGTGAAGAGGAGGTTTATGAGGTTGTGGACCTGACAGAATATGCCCGGAGGCACCAGTGGTGGAGTAGGGTGTTTGGGAGCAACTCCGGCCCGATTGCAGAGAAGTATTCTGTGGCCACCCAGATCGCGATGGGAGGGGTGACTGGATG GTGTGCTGGTTACCTCTTCCAGCGGGTTGGGAAGATAGCTGCTACTGCTGTTGGAGGAGGGTTTCTTCTTTTACAG atTGCCAATCATAGTGGCTACGTGCAGGTGGATTGGAAGAAGGTGGAGAAGGATGTGAACAAAGCAAAGAAGCACCTGaagaagaaagcaaacaaagcagcccctgaaataaacacattcatTGAGGAG GCCACAGACTTTATAAAAAGGAACATCGTCTTGTCCAGCGGGTTCGTCGGTGGCTTCTTTCTGGGTTTGGCCTCCTAA
- the LOC114551162 gene encoding FUN14 domain-containing protein 1 isoform X1: MKCSSMFGMETRGQDDPESEEEVYEVVDLTEYARRHQWWSRVFGSNSGPIAEKYSVATQIAMGGVTGWCAGYLFQRVGKIAATAVGGGFLLLQIANHSGYVQVDWKKVEKDVNKAKKHLKKKANKAAPEINTFIEEVKATDFIKRNIVLSSGFVGGFFLGLAS, encoded by the exons ATGAAGTGCTCATCAATGTTTGGAATGGAAACAAGAG GTCAGGACGACCCAGAGAGTGAAGAGGAGGTTTATGAGGTTGTGGACCTGACAGAATATGCCCGGAGGCACCAGTGGTGGAGTAGGGTGTTTGGGAGCAACTCCGGCCCGATTGCAGAGAAGTATTCTGTGGCCACCCAGATCGCGATGGGAGGGGTGACTGGATG GTGTGCTGGTTACCTCTTCCAGCGGGTTGGGAAGATAGCTGCTACTGCTGTTGGAGGAGGGTTTCTTCTTTTACAG atTGCCAATCATAGTGGCTACGTGCAGGTGGATTGGAAGAAGGTGGAGAAGGATGTGAACAAAGCAAAGAAGCACCTGaagaagaaagcaaacaaagcagcccctgaaataaacacattcatTGAGGAGGTAAAG GCCACAGACTTTATAAAAAGGAACATCGTCTTGTCCAGCGGGTTCGTCGGTGGCTTCTTTCTGGGTTTGGCCTCCTAA